Part of the Limnothrix sp. FACHB-406 genome, AGGGAACCTTGGGGCTGATGGCGGGGTTCTATGATGCCCTGCGATCGGCTCCCATCAAAGCGGAAGCCCTGCGCCGGGCCCAAATTGCCATGTTGCGGGGGCAAACCCGGGCCGAAGATGGGCGCTTGGTGTTTCCCGGTGGCGTTGTCGATTTGCCGCCGGAGTCGAGCAAGTTAGCAACTTTTTCCCTAGCTCACCCCTACTATTGGGCCAGCTTCACCACGATTGGCAGTCCTTGGTAATTTGCGGCCGTGTCATCGATTTCAAATCGATCTCGAATCGATCTCCAGACGGGTCGATCGATTCCCCGGGCGATCGCGTTGCCCTTGGCGGCCACCAGTCCCAGCCCGCTATCCTGGCGAGAGGATTGGCCTGCGGATCAGCTAATCGTGGTGCATCTGTTGCTGTTTGGGTTCGTGTTGTAGTCGGTGTTTTGAGCTTTGCTTTGGTTTCAGTTTGGTTTTTTGTTTGATTGCTTTTGTTTGATTGCTTTCGTTTGATTGCTTTCGTTTGATTTTTGCTTTTGAGCCTGTCCTTGCCCGTCGCTGCTGTTCTCCCATGACCGACTCTTCCACTTCGGACTCGCAACCCACCCCCGCTCAAAATTTCTGGGGCCGCCATCGCTCAAAACTGCTGGCCCTGGGCCTGTTGGGGGCGATCGCCCTGGGATCCTTGCCGGGTTATGTGGCGGGCGGGGCCTGGCGCTGGCAACGGGCCGGCAACCCCAGCCAACTGAAAACCCTACGGCAATTACCCAAACAGGGTTTAGCCATTCCCGGTTGGCAAACCCAACCCATCAGCCAGCGCAGTTTGGGCGGTGAACAGTGGCTTTGGCAGCCGATCGAGCGAGTGCGGCCCCCAGGCCCGGGCGCAACCCCCAACGCCGCAGCCCAACGCGATCGCGCCGTGTTGTTGCTGATGCCCATGAAGCGTGGGCGCGATCGACCCCAAGTGGAATGGACCGCTCTCGATTCCGGCAACTGGCTGGGCGACGGCCTGCAAACAGACTCAGAACAGACCTTGACCCTGGCCCCGGCGGGCCTGCCGCCCTTTCGGGCCCGGCTGGTGCGGCTTTGGACTAGTCAGCACCAAACCTATTTCCTGCTGTCCTGGTATGCCTGGCCCCAAGGGGGCGACCCGGCCCCCAGCCAATGGTTTTGGCGTGATCAACTGGCCCAATGGCAACAGGGCCACACCCCTTGGGTAGCGGTCAGTTTGCTGTTGCCTACGGATAAGCCCTTGGATGAGTGGGATCAAAACTATCAAGCCCGCTTAACCGACCTGGCGCAACAGGTGCAGCAAGTTCTGCTGACAGGGCCGCTGAAACCCGTCCCCCCCAAGGTCGATCGCTAGCGCCGATCGCGAATTGCTGCATGGCTCAATCGGGATGGCATTGCTGCCCTT contains:
- a CDS encoding cyanoexosortase B system-associated protein, which translates into the protein MTDSSTSDSQPTPAQNFWGRHRSKLLALGLLGAIALGSLPGYVAGGAWRWQRAGNPSQLKTLRQLPKQGLAIPGWQTQPISQRSLGGEQWLWQPIERVRPPGPGATPNAAAQRDRAVLLLMPMKRGRDRPQVEWTALDSGNWLGDGLQTDSEQTLTLAPAGLPPFRARLVRLWTSQHQTYFLLSWYAWPQGGDPAPSQWFWRDQLAQWQQGHTPWVAVSLLLPTDKPLDEWDQNYQARLTDLAQQVQQVLLTGPLKPVPPKVDR